CCCAGGACCCGAAGGAGTGGCAGCGCTTCGGCAAGAAGATCCGCGAGCTCACCGGCGGTGAGGACCCGGACATCGTGTTCGAGCACCCGGGCCGCGAGACGTTCGGCGCCAGCGTCTACGTCGCGCGCAAGGGCGGCACGATCATCACCTGCGCCTCGACGTCGGGCTACATGCACCAGTACGACAACCGGTACCTGTGGATGAACCTGAAGAACATCAAGAGCTCGCACTTCGCGAACTACCGGGAGGCCTACGAGGCCAACCGCCTGATCGACAAGGGCCTCATCCACCCGACCGTCTCGAAGGTGTACTCGCTCGAGGACACCGGCCAGGCCGCCCTCGACGTGCACCACAACTTGCACCAGGGCAAGGTCGGCGTGCTCGCGCTGGCCCCGCAGGAGGGCCTGGGCGTCTCCGACGAGGAGAAGCGCGCCAAGCACCTGACGGAGATCAACCGCTTCCGCGGCATCTGATCGGCCACCTGATGACGCGAGTCCGCGGTGTGGACGCCGCCCGCGGACTCGCGCTCATCGGGATGGTCATCGCCCACCTCGACACCCGGATCGACTTCGATCCGGGTGTCGTCGCGTCCTGGCGCCATGTCGGTGACGGCCGGGCGGCCGTCCTGTTCGTCGTGGTCGCCGGGTTCTCGCTGGCGCTGTCCACCGGCGGGACGACGCCGCACCGGGGGCGCCGGCTCAGCGACGACCGGCTGGCCATCCTCGTGCGGGCCGCCGTCCTGGCCGGTCTGGGCGCGTTCCTCACCGCCCTGGGCACGCCGGTCGCCGTCGTCTTGACCTCGTACGCCGCCTTCTTCGTCCTGGCGCTGCCCCTGCTGCGCAGCCGGCCGGTTCCCGTCATCGCCCTGGGCACGGCCCTAGTCGTGCTGGGTCCGCTGCTGGCGGCCTGGGCCACGCGGGACCTGCCCGAGCTGCGCATCGATCCGGCCGGTGCGCTGCTGGTGGGGTACCCCTATCCGGCCGTGCAGTGGACCGGGTACCTCCTGATCGGACTCGGACTCGGCCGCATCCGGATGCGGAACTCCGATCTCGCGACCCTGGCCCTCACGGGACTGGGCGTCGGCGTCGTCCTGCACGCCCTGGTGCTGGACCTCGGCGGTCGGCTCTCGCAGACCGATCCGGCCGGCGAGTCGCTCGTCGTGCAGGCGCTCATGTCGGAGCACCGGTCACAGAACCCGATCGAGGCCGCGTCCGCCCTGGCCATCGCCGTGGGGCTGCTGACGGCGCTGGTGCTGCTGGCCCCGCACGCCCGCGGACTGCTCTACCCGCTCGAGGCCGTCGGCCGGATGACCCTGACCCTGTACGTCGCGCACGTCGTCGCCTACGCGGTCGCGATCGAGATCGACCCGTCACTCGTGCGGGGTTCGGGACTCCTGGCCGTCGCGACCATCGTCGTCGCCCTGGCCTTCGCCGGCGCGTGGTTCCGCCGCTTCCGGCGTGGACCGCTCGAGCGCGCCCTGCACGAGATCGTCGTGCGCACGCAGGCGCCGGCCGAATCGCGGGCCGGCTGACGCAGCCGCGGGGATCAGCGGGGCTTGTCCTGGAAGACCGCGGTCGTGCGATCGGCGTAGGCCGACGAGTCGGCGCGCTCCATGGGCCCGTCCCACTCCTGCGGCAGCGGCACCTCGACGGCGGGGTTCAACCGGGTGACGACCTCGTCCAGGACGCGCTCGGTGTCCCCGACCCACAGGTGCTTGGCTCCCTCGACCGCGACGACCTCGGCCTGGGGCACGACCGCGAAGCGCTCCCGCGCCTCGACCGGTCGCAGGTAGTCGTCGAACTCGGGCACCAGGGCGATCAGCGGCCTGCCGTCCTCGGCCCAGGCCGCGAGGTGCTCGGGGCCGCTGAACCGCAGCGGCGGCGACAGCAGGATCGCTCCCACCACGTCGGGCTCCAGGCCGTACATGAGCGTCAGATCGGTCCCGAACGACCAGCCGACGACCCACACGTTCGGCAGCTCGGCGAACTCGGCGTACTCGATGGCGGCGGCGACGTCGAAGCGCTCTCCCACCGCGTGGTCGAACGTCCCCTCGCTGCGGCCGCGCACGCTCTCGGTGCCCCGGGTGTTGATCCGCAGCACCGCGATGTCGGCCAGTGCCGGCAGGCGGTAGGCGGCCTTGCGGAACACGTGACTGTCCATCATGCCACCGTGCGTGGGCAGGGGGTGCAGGCAGATCATCGTGGCGACCGGAGGCTTCTCGGCCGGCAGGGCCAGCTCCCCCACGAGCGTCAACCCGTCGGCGGTCGTGAGCTCGATGTCCTCACGCCGGGCGGGCAGGACCGATGAACCGGTGATCTTCTTCACGAGGCCATCTTGCCCGAGGGCCTCCGGGTCACGAATGGCGCTTCCAGCAACCTTGGTGCCAGTGCCGGCGCTCGTTGAGTCCGTCGGTCTCCAGCAGGCTCGGCACCTCGGGCCACACGACGTAGTGGGGCGTGGCCGGGGGGATCATCTGGTGGCAGCCCGGGCACCGATAGGGCTTGCTCGAGGTGGTGCCGGTGATGAAGCGCTGCCAGAAGTCGCCGGCCCGGCGGTGGACGAGCTCCTCGCGCTGCGCGGGTGGCTCGCGTCGAGCGGCTCTGGCAGCAGCAGCCTTACGACGCGACATGGCCCCGATCGTACCGATCGGGGCCATGTGCGCGGTGTGCGCGGGCGACTCAGTAGGTGTGGAAGCCCGCCTTGGTCTTGCGACCGAGCCTGCCGTCGGCGACGACCTGCTCGAGCGACGCGGCCGGCTTCCAGCCCTCGTGGCCGAACGCGCCGTGCAGCGTCTGCTGGATCGCCAGCGACACGTCGTTGCCGACCACGTCGAGCAGCTCGAACGGCCCCATCGGGAGCTTGGTCTCCTTCATCGCCGTGTCGATCTGCTCCATCGACGCAGCGCCCGACTCCTGCAGCGTGATCGCGTCGTTGAGGTACGGGAAGAGCAGCGCGTTGACGATGAAGCCCGCACGGTCGCCGCACGAGACCGGGTGCTTGCCGGTCGCGAGGCACAGGGCGCGGACGGTCTCGTCGACGTCGGGATCGGTGGCGTCGGTCGTGACGACCTCGACCAGCTTCATCACCGGCGCGGGGTTGAAGAAGTGCATGCCGATGACATCGGCCGGACGGCTCGTGACGTCGGCGCAGGCGCGGATCGACAGCGACGAGGTCGTCGTGGCCAGGATCGCGCCGGGCTTGCAGATGCGGTCCAGGTCGCGGAACAGCTCGAGCTTGATGTCCAGGTCCTCGGCGATCGCCTCGACGACGAGGTCGACGTCGGCCAGCGCCTCACGCTCGGTGGCACCGGTCAGGCGGGCGAGGACGGCGTCCTTGCCGGCCTCGTCGAGCTTGCCCTTCGCGACGGCGCGATCGAGGTTCTTCGTGACGTAGGCGAC
Above is a window of Aeromicrobium senzhongii DNA encoding:
- a CDS encoding DUF418 domain-containing protein; the protein is MTRVRGVDAARGLALIGMVIAHLDTRIDFDPGVVASWRHVGDGRAAVLFVVVAGFSLALSTGGTTPHRGRRLSDDRLAILVRAAVLAGLGAFLTALGTPVAVVLTSYAAFFVLALPLLRSRPVPVIALGTALVVLGPLLAAWATRDLPELRIDPAGALLVGYPYPAVQWTGYLLIGLGLGRIRMRNSDLATLALTGLGVGVVLHALVLDLGGRLSQTDPAGESLVVQALMSEHRSQNPIEAASALAIAVGLLTALVLLAPHARGLLYPLEAVGRMTLTLYVAHVVAYAVAIEIDPSLVRGSGLLAVATIVVALAFAGAWFRRFRRGPLERALHEIVVRTQAPAESRAG
- a CDS encoding 3-hydroxyacyl-CoA dehydrogenase family protein yields the protein MAEIVDRINADDEGGRIARTLLFPYLNHAATMFGDGYATAADIDAGMRFGCGYPIGPLALIDALGAKTVVEGLSEQFGRTGDPLHQPAPALVEVADQGTAFTGEGADGTAVPQVKRPVASVGVVGTGTMASGIAQVFAQAGYDVVYVGRSQEKLDGVVAYVTKNLDRAVAKGKLDEAGKDAVLARLTGATEREALADVDLVVEAIAEDLDIKLELFRDLDRICKPGAILATTTSSLSIRACADVTSRPADVIGMHFFNPAPVMKLVEVVTTDATDPDVDETVRALCLATGKHPVSCGDRAGFIVNALLFPYLNDAITLQESGAASMEQIDTAMKETKLPMGPFELLDVVGNDVSLAIQQTLHGAFGHEGWKPAASLEQVVADGRLGRKTKAGFHTY
- a CDS encoding alpha/beta hydrolase gives rise to the protein MKKITGSSVLPARREDIELTTADGLTLVGELALPAEKPPVATMICLHPLPTHGGMMDSHVFRKAAYRLPALADIAVLRINTRGTESVRGRSEGTFDHAVGERFDVAAAIEYAEFAELPNVWVVGWSFGTDLTLMYGLEPDVVGAILLSPPLRFSGPEHLAAWAEDGRPLIALVPEFDDYLRPVEARERFAVVPQAEVVAVEGAKHLWVGDTERVLDEVVTRLNPAVEVPLPQEWDGPMERADSSAYADRTTAVFQDKPR